tactatcgagattcaacaagaatagaccactcttcaagggtgcatgcccataaaagatattactcatataaatagaacaactattattctctgatttaaatgaataaccgtctcgcatcaaacaagatccagatataatgttcatgcttaacgctggcatcaaataataattatttaggtctaatattaatcccgaaggtagatgtagaggtagcgtgccgactgcaatcacatcgactttggagccgcgcatcatcacctcgtccttaaccaatcttcgcttaatccgtagtccctgtttcgagttgcaaatattagcaacagaaccagtatcaaatacccaggtgctactgcgagcattagtaaggtacacatcaataacatgtatatcacatatacctctgttcaccttgccatccttcttatccgccaaatacttggggcaattccgcttccagtgaccagtctgcttgcaatagaagcactcagtttcaggcttaggtccaggtttgggtttcttcttttgagtagcaacttgcttgccgttatttttgaagttccccttcttcttccctttgccctttttcttgaaactagtggtcttgttgaccatcaacacttgatgctccttcttgatttctacctccgcagctttcagcattgcgaagagctcgggaatagtcttgttcatcccttgcatattatagttcatcacgaagctcttgtagcttggtggcagtgattgaagaattctgtcaatgacgcaatcatctggaagattaactcccaattgaatcaagtgattattatacccagacattttgagtatatgctcactgacagaactgttctcctccatcttgcagctataaaacttattggagacttcatatctctcaatccgggcatttgcttgaaatattaacttcaactcctgaaacatctcatatgctccatgacgttcaaaacatcgttgaagtcccgattctaagccgtaaagcatggcacactgaactattgagtagtcatcagctttgctctgccaaacgttcataacatccggcgttgctcctgcagcaggcctgacacccagcggtgcttccagaacgtaattcttctgtgcagcaatgaggataatcctcaagttacggacccagtccgtgtaattgctaccatcatctttcaactttgctttctcaaggaacgcattaaaattcaacagaacaacaacatgagccatctatctacaaacaagcataaacaagcaagatacttatcaggtactaagtttcatgataaatttaagttcagttaatttacttaaagaactcccacttagatagacatccctctaatcctctaagtgattacgtgatccaaatcaactaaaccatgtccgatcatcacgtgagatggagtagtttaattggtgaacatcattatgttgatcatatctactatatgattcacgctcgacctttcggtctccgtgttccgaggccatatctgtatatgcttggctcgtcaagtataacctgagtattccgtgtgtgcaactgttttgcacccgttgtatttgaacgtagagcctatcacacccgatcatcacgtggtgtctcagcacgaagaactttcgcaacggtgcatacttagggagaacacttcttgataattagtgagagatcatcttataatgctaccgtcaatcaaagcaagataagatgcataaaagataaacatcacatgcaatcaatataagtgatgtgatatggccatcatcatcttgtgcttgtgatctccatctccgaagcaccgtcgtgatcaccattgtcaccggcgtgacaccttgatctccatcgtagcatcgttgtcgtctcgccaagcttgtgcttccacgactatcgctaccgtttagtgataaagtaaagcattacagcgcgattgcattgcatacaataaagcgacaaccatatggctcctgccagttgccgataactcaggttacaaaacatgatcatctcatacaataaaatttagcatcaggtcttgaccatatcacatcacaacatgccctgcaaaaacaagttagacgtcctctactttgttgttgcaagttttacgtggctgctacgggcttaagcaagaaccaatcttacctacgcatcaaaaccacaacgatagtttgtcaagttggtgctgttttaaccttcgcaaggactggacgtagccacactcgattcaactaaagttggagaaactgtcacccgcaagccatctatgtgcaaagcacgtcgggagaaccggtctcgcgtaagcgtacacgtaatgtcggtccgggccgcttcgtccaacaataccgccgaaccaaagtatgacatgctggtaagcagtatgacttatatagcccacaactcacttgtgttctactcgtgcatataacatcaacatataaaacctaggctcggatgccactgttggggaacgtagtaatttcaaaaaaattcctacgcacacgcaagatcatggtgatgcatagcaatgagaggggagagtgtgatctacataccttgtagatcgacaacggaagcgtttggttgatgtagtcgtacgtcttcacggcccgaccgatcaagcaccgaaactacggcacctccgagttttagcacacgttcaactcgatgatgatccccggactccgatccagcaaagtgtcggggaagagttccgtcagcacgacggcgtggtgacgatcttgatgtactactgccgcagggcttcgcctaagcaccgctacaatattatcgaggactatggtggctgcgggcgccgcacacggctaagaataaatcacgtggatcaacttgtgtctttctggggtgcccctgcctccgtatataaaggactaaaaggagggggtgcggccggcctaggagaggcgcgccaggagagtcctactccctctgggagtaggattcccccccaatcctagttggaataggattcgcggaggggggaaaagagagagaggggccggccacctctccttgtcctattcggaccaaggaaGGGGATGGGCGCGTGGCCCatgttgggctgcctcttctcttttccactaaggcccacgatggcccatatagctcccggggggttccggtaacctcccggtactccggtaaaatcccgatttcacccggaacaattctgatatccaaacataggcttccaatatatcaatctttatgtctcgaccatttcgagactcctcgtcatgtccgtgatcacatccgggactccgaacaaacttcggtacatcaaaatgcataaactcataatataactgtcatcgtaaccttaagcgtgcggaccctacgggttcgagaataatgtagacatgaccgagacatgtttccggtcaataaccaatagcggaacctggatactcatattggctcctacatattctacgaagatctttatcggtcagaccgcataacaacatacgttgttccctttgtcatcggtatgttacttgcccgagattcgatcgtcggtatcctatacctagttcaatctcgttactggcaagtctttttactcgttctgtaatacatcatcccgcaactaactcattagtcgcaatgcttgcaaggcttatgtgatgtgtattaccgagagggcccagagatacctctccgacaatcggagtgacaaatcctaatctcgaaatacgccaacccaacatgtacctttggagacacttgtagagctcctttataatcacccagttacgttgtgacgtttggtagcacacaaagtgttcctctggcaaacgggagttgcataatctcatagtcataggaacatgtataagtcatgaagaaagcaatagcaacatcctaaacgatcggatgctaagctaatggaatgggtcatgtcaatcagatcattcaactaatgatgtgatcacgttaatcaaataacaactatttgtccatggttaggaaacataaccatctttgattaacgagctagtcaagtagaggcatactagtgacactctgtttatctatgtattcacactgtattatgttccggttaatacaattctagcatgaataataaactttcatcatgatataaggaaataaataataactttattattgcctctagggcatatttccttcagaccttCCACTGGGCCGATGACAGGTGGGGTCGGCCACCCGTGCGCATTGATGTTGGCGGGCaggaggtaggtggccgccccgCCACGCGGCCAGACGCGGACGAGCGGCGCGTCCGTTCGGTATCCGCGGTGACCCAAACCCGACGCAAAGATGCGCttgaaatgggtcggcccggacacaaaacgaATCAGATAGATTCaggccgtcgcgcgctgggccgtctcgtTTGTCCGTTTTACCTCAAACGGATGAGGCCGGACAGGATGGGTCGCTTGGTGGAGTTGGCCTAATTCACGATAAACGACTTGGAGCAAGGTTTACGACACGGTGACAGTCGAGTGTTAACCTAAGGTTCTTAATTTATAAATAAAATCAAGATCTACTGAGATCAAAGAACTTTCCTATCGTATGCACAACCTTTTGTACGGCGGAAGTATAAAACTACGGAGTAGCTGTTGCCCAGTAGTGAAGGTAAGGTGAAAAGGAAGGTAGAGAGAAGGGGGTGAGGACGGGGCGAGGTGGGAAAGCGGCTGGTTCTGGTGGGAAGAGAATAGCCGAATAGGATTGTGGGAGGGAACAAGTCAAAGGCTGCGAACGCAACGCGACGGCGACCAGCCgaggggcgacgacgacgacgacggcgacgccaAAGGAAACCCAAAAGCAccatcctcctccctccatccgTCCATCCAAACATCACCCTCCTCGTCTCGTCTCGCCTCTCCGTCCCATTCCCCCGCCCTCCTCCCAACCAATCCCGCGCCACTGCCCTGCCCACTCCGGACTCCATCGTCCTACTCCACGCCTGCCGCCACCCACCGACGCCCGCCGGCGACCGACGAGGGAGGCGCCGAGCGGCCCTGGGTTGGATTCCAAGCCCGTAGGCGCGCCATGGGGTGCGTGTTCTCGAGGCGGGAAAAGCGGGAGGGGTCGGCGCGGCCGCAGGGGAGGTCCGTCCAGCCGCAGCCGTACCACCACCAGCAGAACCAGCAGCAGCAGGCGCAGGCGCTCGGCGCGGTCTTCGACGCGCGCCGGGGCCGCTACGGCCCCACCGACTTCGACTCCGGGGAGATCGCCATCCCGCCGCCGCACAAGCCCCACAAGGTACCCGTTCTGCTCGTCTACCGCTACTCACCAATCTTTGCCTGTGTGTTTCTTTCCCTCGAGCCCGAGCTCTCCCCGCCGGCCGGCCGCCTGCAGCAGTGCCCGCCGGCCGCGGCAGAGACCTTCGGTGTCGCGACGAGCCCCTCTCGTCAGACAGAGCAGGTTCGACTGTGACAGAGTTTCAGAAACTGCAGTACGCGTTCCAATCTGCCCGGAGCAGAGCATACGCCACAGGGAAGCCTGCCATGCCCATGCCCACGCCATGGCTAGTTGTTTCAGCTGCCGCGCAGTTCGGCCATGGCGCATGATGTCTCCACCATAGATTACTCCGTCCAAACGAAGAATCGGCTTGGTTCCGCACAGAGCTCTTCTGACGAACATTGGGATTGGGGAATGAATGAATCAATCAGCGTGCCCGTCGCCGGAGCAGGGGAACCGGTGGCACAGGAGGCAGAGTCCAAACGTAACGCCAAGTCAATCTTGGCGGCCATTGTTTTTTCACACACTGGAGGGTTGCTCACACACGGATTCCTCTTCTTGAGCCGAGCTTGCTTAATCTGCATTCGGGTTGCTGTCAGCACATAGTATAAGTCTACTCATTGGACTGGTCAAGCCAGTGACCCAGACAGAAACTTCCATCTTTGCGGCTGCCGTTGACCGCCTCTTCGATGCTATCCATGGAGCTTGAGATACTGGCATACTGCGCTGTGCTTCTCTTGTGGAAATCGTCGAACTTGGCCGCTTTGACTTACAGTCACAAGGAAGAACTGGATGGTGAAGCACAGACTGggggagaaaaaaaagaaaagaaatgaagCGATGCCGGTGTATGTTGCTGTCGAAATGATTTGGATAAGCAGTGAATGATATATGACAATCGAAACTCAAGTATCTATCTGGTTAAGGGAGTTCGACACCGTCACTCAGTCATAGATGGCCATGTCTCCACTGTTCTGGTAGCAGCATCTGTTCCAGGGCTGCTTTCATCTGGCCAGTGAGCATAAGGATCATCTTCGGTAGCACAACTACTTGTTTGGAAGGGTTATGGAATTGCCTTAAAGCAGTAGCGTGCGCTTCAGATTGGAAAGATCATACTGCAATAGCAACATGGTGTTAGTACCTCATAGTTTTGCAACCACATAAACAGGTCCAGCATAGTCAGTTTGGGACAAAGGTTTCTTCCTCTGTTAGTTTCCTTATATACAAGCTGACACctgttgttgtttcttaaaagggACAATATGGCTCTCCTTTCTTCCTTTTACTCTGTGCTATACTCTATATTTCCAATTCGTCGTTCGTACCGGAGAGCTAAGAATATATCGGTAGCCTTTTCCCATTTGCCTCTAACATACTGTTTATACCAGGTATCAGAACCAGGCACATTTATAGGAAGAGCCAGCATTGCTGGCCTGGAGAAGGCCGTTGAGGTGTTAGATACCCTTGGCAGCGGCATCGCAAGTTTGAATCACGGCAGTGGGTTTCTCTACGGGGGAACAACCCGAGGAAATAAAGTCGAGATTCTGGCATTCGAAGTCGCAAATACAATAGCTAAAGCTTCCAATTTGTGGAGGTCATGCTCTGACGATAATATAAAAGAACTCAAGGAAGAAATCTTGCATTCAGATGGTGTGCGGATATTAATCTCCTCAGATCCCAGCGAGCTCCTGCATATTGCTGCTATCGACAAAAGGTACGGTTAGTTTAAAAGcaagttttcattttattttttgaaaattctTCTTGCTGTAAACGTTGTTGATGTGGGCTTTAAATGGAACCCAACAGGGAAGAACTCGCCATCCTTTCAAGAGAAGTAATTCGATTTGGTGACCTGTGTAAAGACCCCATATGGCATAACTTGGGACGCTATTTTGAGAAGTATGCTTCTGAGAAATATGCATTTCATTTTGACATATTTACCGTATTATCAGCACCTCTTGTTCTGAACACTATGGGTTACTCTGGTGTGCAGGTCAACAAAGGATTCCATGCCCCAGGATCATTCAAAAGAGCATATTGGAACTACCGTCCAGCATTTGATTAGCTTGGCTCAAAACACTTCTGTATGTTCTACTTAATTTCCACATTTCTATACTTTCGGAGGTGCTTGTACTTCATAACTAATTCTACCGTTTATGGAGAGTTTATCATAACTATTGtacttcttgaatttattgaacTGCTAAATACTATGGAATCAAGAATCCGTCAGTAGGTTAATACCTAAGAATTAGGTCTCTTGCATATCAGCTGGCTAGAACTATGGTTTGAGATGGATCAAAGCTATTTTTTGCATCCATAAACTGGCTTGAAGCTTATTCTGATGAGCTAGTTCTATTCCTGCAGGAGCTTTACCATGAATTGCACGCGCTGGATAGATTTGAGCAGGATTTTCAAAGGAAATTTCATGAAGAGGAGTCTGTACCGGCAGCTAGAAGAGGTACTGTCAGACTGATGACATTGTTCTTAAAGAACTTCAGTAGATGTAGAGAGTGTTATTATTTTTGCTATTCGAGATATTCATTGTATTCAATTTTTGCTATTTGCAGAGAGTGTTATGATTTTGCACAGTGAACTAAAGCGCCAAAGGAAGCTtgtgaaaactttgaagaagaaatcCTTGTGGTCCAGACCTTTGGAGGATGTAAGTATCTTCATCCATATTTACTTCATTACGTTATATCTTGGCCTTCTGTAATTCTGTCTGTTGGGTTATGCCTGGCAGTGTTCTTTTGCGACAGTTTTTGATTAATGCGCTACTCAGGTATTGCCTTTTCGTTCTTTTGAAATGCTAACATTGTTTTGTGTTATCCTATATCCAGGTCGTGGAAAAGCTTGTTGATATCGTCATTTTTCTGGATAAACAAATCCGGGATGCATTCGGTGAAGCTGGTAACTAATTATCGATTGGCTGCTTTATTGTTCGCACAAAAGTGTATCTGACAATATCCTTATACCTCTTTCTGAATAAACAGTTACTGTAGGTACTGACTTCATGGAGCAAGGTCAGAACAAAAGGCTAAGTGCATGTGGTCTGGCACTACATTATGCTAACATCATCAATCAAATTGAAAACATAGTAAGTTAATTTGATGACTCACGCGATGTTTATCATGCTTGCTTAGTTCCCTACTTTCCTTAATGTAGTCAATTTCCATGTGGCCTCTTATTTATGTGGGAAACTGTTTCCGTTTTGTTGATGAACCATGCATTTATTTATTTCCCTTTTCTTTCGGTGAGCAAAATATTCGATGGTAGTCTGTAATAAATATCAGTCTGTCTCCTAGCTGCAAAATACCAATTGGAAAGTCATTTTTGAAATAAAGAAGTTCATATGTTATCGGTATCACGTAAGTCTACATGCTTCAGTCTATACTCTTTAGCCTTCTATTTGTGATATGTCATCGAGTAAGAAACAAGAATAGGGTTCTCATTCTATTGTCTACATATGCAGGTTTCTCGGCCGCTCTCTCTTCCTCCTAGCGCTAGGGACAACTTGTACCATGGACTGCCAGAAACAGTGAAGTCAGCTCTGCGGCCACGGTTGCAATCAGTCAAAACTGAAGATGAGGAGGTTTATCTTGCACAACCCTgaaaagtattttttttcttacttGTATGTGCACGTGGATCTGTAGTAGAAATGTAAAACGGGTAGATCAAGCTTAGCACTAGTAGAGTTCTGTTTTTTTGTGTGTCTCCATAGCCATGATTCAGTTCTAAGCACTGAAAGTTCAATTGTCTGCATGGGCAGCGTAACTGCAACATATCCGAAGTAGCAAATAGACGGGATACTTAGCAGGCATTTTTTTTTCGATCAAAGGGGAGCCCCCCGGTTCCATTTCATAGAAACGAAACCAACACCACATAACCTACATAGGTTCCTGGTCCAACCACCAGGTCCAAAGTATCTCAAGTTTacctcaaaaaccaagggaaaaagAAAAACACCTCTAACAGACTCCCAGGAAGCCACAGACCGCTCCCCCAAAGACAACATATAATCTAGTTACATCATTCTGCTAGATAACGCTAAGCACAGCTAATCAAACTTTTTTAAAAAGTAGAACTGTGGCGTTCACGCCATCGGGAAGAACACTACATGGATCTCATCCATCAACCCCGGGTTGTTCTTCACCTCCTCCAAAGTAGCCCTTCCCCCGTGCGCCGTGCCTTCAATCGACCAAGACAGTGTACGCTGAGATTCATTGCATTTCAGTCTGGTTCGAGCTCCAGGGGTAACTTCAGCTTCTTCAGCAAGTGGTCTCTGAACTGAGCTGCTTGACCCTCCAACAGGTCCTTGTGAGGTTTTGTCCAGTCCCCTAGGAAAAGGATTATCTTCTGCCAGACCTGCTTGACAGAGATCCATTTAGTTCTATCAAAAACAATATCATTCCTAGTATTCCACAGTCCCCAAAGGACAGCAGAAGACACTACATTCAGGTGTAAGAATCTCTTGTTACAGAGCCAATTGCTAGCTAGTTCTAAAAAGGAGTTAAAGTTCCTTTTAAATGTTAGCAGGCATTTTGAATGTCATAGAATGTGATAGGCATTTTGCTTATGTTTGCTTATGTTGACGCATCAAAAGGTATAACTAACTGCGGCCCCCCCCTTTTTTTTAATTCTCTGCAGCGTTCTGTATCTCAAATCAAAGCCGAAATGCAGAAAACCCTTCGCTGGCTGCTGCCAATAGCAGAAAATACAACAAGGTACCCCGATCCTTCTGATTTCTGATGCTTATTCACAAACAAAATAAAAATCTGATTTAAATGATCATGTTGTTTTCGTCCCTCTTTCCAAAACTCACGGTTTCTGTACTTTTACCAGAGCACATCAAGGGTTCGGGTGGGTCGGCGAGTGGGCAAACTTCGGGTTAGTCCCCAGTCTCCACAAATATCATGACCATTGAATTTCGTCGACAATATTGCTTATACATTCGTTTGCTTACATGGCCTGACTTAATGATGTAACAGGAGTGACATGGACGAGAAATCGGGTTCCCGGCACAGCGTGACCCGGGTGCAGACGCTGCACCACGCCGACAAGGCCAAGACGGAGGAGCACATGCTGGAGCTGGTGGTGCTGCTCCACCACCTGGTGCTCCAGGTGAAGAGCCGAGGCTACGGGCACAACAAGTCGTCAAGGCGGGAACGGTCTCGGTCCCGCAAGGGAGGACCGTCGTTGTCAGAACCGCCGCCTCATGAAGCAGACGCCACTAGGCACAACACGTCGCCGATGAACAACAGCCATGGCAGCACGTGCCCTAGCCCGCTGTCGGACTCTGACCGCGAGACGCTGGACCACCTGAGCTTCAAGTGGACGAGGAGCTACGGCCGGAGCAAGAGCTCCGAGCCTCGGCCCGGCAAGGGGAACAAGGCGCACCGGAGCTGGGACTTGTGCCGGAGCCATGGCAGCTCGCCGGCGAGGGAGTTCGGGCGGGGCTCGACCTCCGGGCGTGAGATGGTGAGGGACCTGGATGTGATAGATGGGCTGGGTAGAACGACTCTTTCGTttagttagagagagagagagagtgagagtgagagagaggagaggttTGGTTTGCACAGGGTGAGAGTAGGTATTCTTTGgcttttgccttcttcttcttcttccggctcgTCGATTCGATCGTATATATCTTGTATATGTGTTTTCTGTCATCATATATGTTTGGCTAGTTTCTGTAAATATATAGATTATATATATAACGGCGTTACAGTTGTTGGTGATTTGAATGGAAATATAGCGGGATTCAGAACCGATGTTCAATCTCTTCACCTTCTCCACTTCGCCACTCCCCCCTTCACTTATTTTTGCGAATACTGCATTATCCTTTTTCGGTTCAGAATGAGTGGAATTTATGTTGCAGGGTGATACCAAATAGGCCTTATAATACCTGAATTTTCGGTGTGTCTGGCAGCTTGTCGTTACCATTGCATTTGACTTTGTAAAATATCTTTAATCAAGAGAACCTTC
The sequence above is drawn from the Triticum aestivum cultivar Chinese Spring chromosome 7A, IWGSC CS RefSeq v2.1, whole genome shotgun sequence genome and encodes:
- the LOC123149615 gene encoding protein PSK SIMULATOR 2 isoform X1; amino-acid sequence: MGCVFSRREKREGSARPQGRSVQPQPYHHQQNQQQQAQALGAVFDARRGRYGPTDFDSGEIAIPPPHKPHKVSEPGTFIGRASIAGLEKAVEVLDTLGSGIASLNHGSGFLYGGTTRGNKVEILAFEVANTIAKASNLWRSCSDDNIKELKEEILHSDGVRILISSDPSELLHIAAIDKREELAILSREVIRFGDLCKDPIWHNLGRYFEKSTKDSMPQDHSKEHIGTTVQHLISLAQNTSELYHELHALDRFEQDFQRKFHEEESVPAARRESVMILHSELKRQRKLVKTLKKKSLWSRPLEDVVEKLVDIVIFLDKQIRDAFGEAVTVGTDFMEQGQNKRLSACGLALHYANIINQIENIVSRPLSLPPSARDNLYHGLPETVKSALRPRLQSVKTEDEERSVSQIKAEMQKTLRWLLPIAENTTRAHQGFGWVGEWANFGSDMDEKSGSRHSVTRVQTLHHADKAKTEEHMLELVVLLHHLVLQVKSRGYGHNKSSRRERSRSRKGGPSLSEPPPHEADATRHNTSPMNNSHGSTCPSPLSDSDRETLDHLSFKWTRSYGRSKSSEPRPGKGNKAHRSWDLCRSHGSSPAREFGRGSTSGREMVRDLDVIDGLGRTTLSFS
- the LOC123149615 gene encoding protein PSK SIMULATOR 2 isoform X2, producing MGCVFSRREKREGSARPQGRSVQPQPYHHQQNQQQQAQALGAVFDARRGRYGPTDFDSGEIAIPPPHKPHKVSEPGTFIGRASIAGLEKAVEVLDTLGSGIASLNHGSGFLYGGTTRGNKVEILAFEVANTIAKASNLWRSCSDDNIKELKEEILHSDGVRILISSDPSELLHIAAIDKREELAILSREVIRFGDLCKDPIWHNLGRYFEKSTKDSMPQDHSKEHIGTTVQHLISLAQNTSELYHELHALDRFEQDFQRKFHEEESVPAARRESVMILHSELKRQRKLVKTLKKKSLWSRPLEDVVEKLVDIVIFLDKQIRDAFGEAGTDFMEQGQNKRLSACGLALHYANIINQIENIVSRPLSLPPSARDNLYHGLPETVKSALRPRLQSVKTEDEERSVSQIKAEMQKTLRWLLPIAENTTRAHQGFGWVGEWANFGSDMDEKSGSRHSVTRVQTLHHADKAKTEEHMLELVVLLHHLVLQVKSRGYGHNKSSRRERSRSRKGGPSLSEPPPHEADATRHNTSPMNNSHGSTCPSPLSDSDRETLDHLSFKWTRSYGRSKSSEPRPGKGNKAHRSWDLCRSHGSSPAREFGRGSTSGREMVRDLDVIDGLGRTTLSFS